The Aspergillus nidulans FGSC A4 chromosome VII nucleotide sequence CCCATACGGTATTGAGAGTTTCGACGAAATTCTCAACCCGCTCTGGACTGGAGCTCGAAAGCAACGTGGTAAGGGTCTTGCTGCCTTCCTCAAAGCTGTTGGTTATATCATTCCTCTCATGGACGAGGAATATGCAAACTACTACACCAGTCAGATCATGGAAATTCTTCTCCGAGAATTTTCATCTCCtgatgaggagatgaagaaggtcGTTCTTAAAGTGGTTTCGCAATGCGCGAGCACTGATGGTGTGACAGCTAGTTACCTGAAGGAACATGTGCTGGTAGATTTTTTCAAGAGTTTTTGGGTTAGACGTATGGCCCTGGATCGAAGGAACTACCGGCAAGTGGTTGATACCACCGTTGACCTGGGACAGAAGGTTGGCGCTGGTGAAATCTTGGAGCGGATCATCAACAACTtgaaggacgagagcgagcCTTATCGGAAGATGACCGTGGAGACTGTGGAGAAGACGATCGCGTCCCTtggagctgcagatatcTCGGAAAGGCTAGAAGAGCGACTTATCGATGGTGTTCTGTATGCCTTCCAAGAACAGAGCATTGAAGACATCATCATCCTGAACGGCTTTGGAACTGTAGTGAATGCGCTTGGCACTCGATGCAAGCCGTACCTCCCTCAAATTGTCAGTACGATTCTTTGGAGGTTGAACAACAAGTCTGCCACCGTCCGTCAGCAAGCAGCCGACCTCATCTCGCGGATTGCGTTGGTCATGAAGCAATGCGGAGAGGATGCGCTGATGGGTAAGCTGGGCATTGTGCTGTATGAATATCTCGGTGAAGAGTATCCAGAAGTGCTGGGATCCATCCTTGGTGCTCTTCGGTCGATCGTCACGGTTGTTGGTATCAACCAGATGCAACCTCCAATCAGGGACCTACTCCCTCGTCTTACTCCGATTCTGCGAAACCGCCACGAGAAGGTGCAAGAGAACAccattgaccttgtcggTCGTATTGCCGACCGAGGGCCCGAATCCGTCAACGCCCGCGAATGGATGCGTATCTGTTTTGAGCTGCTTGACATGCTAAAAGCCCACAAGAAGGGCATCCGCCGAGCCGCAAACAACACGTTCGGCTTCATCGCCAAGGCCATCGGTCCCCAGGATGTCCTGGCGACCCTACTCAACAACCTTCGCGTCCAGGAGCGTCAGTCGCGCGTGTGTACAGCAGTCGCCATCGGTATCGTTGCCGAAACTTGTGCGCCATTCACTGTCCTCCCCGCCCTGATGAACGAATACCGGGTCCCCGAATTGAACGTACAGAACGGTGTCCTGAAAGCAATGACCTTCCTCTTCGAATACATTGGGGAAATGGCAAAGGACTACGTCTACGCCGTCACCCCTCTCCTTGAGGACGCCCTCATCGACCGCGACCAAGTCCACCGCCAGACGGCAGCAACAGTCGTCAAGCACATTGCCCTCGGCGTTGTTGGGCTCGGATGCGAGGATGCCATGGtccacctcctcaacctggtcTTCCCCAACATTTTTGAAACTAGCCCTCACGTCATCGACCGAGTCATTGAAGCCATTGACGCGATCCGCATGGCTGTCGGCACGGGCACTGTGATGAACTACGTCTGGGCCGGTCTCTTCCACTCTGCGCGAAAGGTGCGCACACCCTACTGGCGTCTATACAACGATGCGTACGTGCAGAGCGCGGACGCGATCATTCCTTACTACCCTGAGCTAGAGGAGGACGGACTGAAACGGGACGAATTGCTAATCATGATCTGATCTGATTTGGAGCACAAAAAGGCTATCATACTTCTTCGATCACTGTCTTCTATATGCATGTATTGACATTCTTGGCGTGTTGTGTTCTTGATCCCTCGGCAGGCTGGCGCTTCTTTACATATATCAACAGGAGTTGAACAATTTCATGACCTTTGTTTGCACATCGCATCCCATTTCTTTCCAAAAAGCTGTCTCTAGGGTTGACGTCGCGTCTGCTTACGATGGTCTCACGTACTACGGACTAGTCAGAATCGGTGCACTATAGCATAGACGGGCGTCATTGAGCAATTAATATATTGTAGACAAGCTCAAGGTGAAACATCGACTACTTCTACCTAGTGAGGTTACTTCTACCTAGTCAGGTCTCAGTCTCCCAGACTCAGCCATGATCCCTTCATCTATCTCAGGCAAATAGATTGCAAACAGCACTATCCGAACTCCAGCGCATAGAGCGAAGTCCCCCGTAGTACCTAACAAAGTATATAGAGACAAGTAGCGGACGACCTGCTACGTCATATCCTCGCAAGTATGAAGTACCGAAACAACTCTTAACTCTAGCACATAAACGGAAAGGGCAGGTAGGTAGACAGGGTACCGAAAGCCGATACAGATACAATTAGCAGTAAGGGTCAGTCGAGCAACTGTATGGGAAGTgtgggagaagaacaagaataGAAGTCGCCACTGGGGCCGtaccaaaccaaaccaaccAAACCCAACAGATCCAATCTCGTAAATTACCCTGTTGTAGTCATCATCACCTTTCGAGTGCAACAGAGCTCTTGCCAAGCATTCGTGCAGGGTTGTTGAATGTGCCGCGTCAGCCTTTGTTCCCCATCGCCATTCGCCCCTGTCATGTGCGGCCTTGGCAAGCGTGGGTGGGGAACCAGCATTCTTGATGATGAATCAGCGGCTGTAGATTCCTAGTGTCCTTACTCCATACAGACTACAGAGTACGAAGCACGTACTAACAGCCGCCAATGCCACAGCCCACGGGTATCCCTAGAACGCAGACGCAAATAGTGTATGTGGGGGCCCAGGCAACAGGCAGGTATAGTCAGGGTCTTGTCGACCTCGTCCTGGGATTGGTAGGGCTGCATACTCCGTGATCCGTACAGAATTAGCGTACGGTATGTATTCCATGCCCGATATCTGTTGTCTGCGGAAACTGACAGGAGTATGCAGTCCTGAGGAGACCGATAATGAGGGGCGAAGGTGATAGCGCATTATACCCTCCGTCCACACTCCGGAGTATCCCGACTCAGTCCTGTACCCTAGGTATGAGGAGTTGACAGGCTTCCCTCGATAAACCGTCTTTGGGAATCGCGGGAACGTGGGTGTGTTTGTTTGCCTTGCTCGGTCATACTGACTGTTCAAATTAGTGCTGAGACCGAGACGAGGGTGCAGCTAGATACATAATATTAATACGAAGAGGAGTCTACAAAGGATGGCAGGAGCCACCGGGAAAATCAACCGTACCGTGGCTTCCTCGTAGGTCACCTCCATCGTCTTACATCGTTCaaagaaacaagaaaagcCGGATGGCGCCACGGGGCTTGAGCGTTAAAGTTTAGAGCCTTGATCGCTGGGGCCTGTAGGGTACAGCACATGGAAAGCGTCCATCACCAAAAATTCTCATCGATGTGGAAGTTATGTCTTTGTGAGAGCCGAAGCTTCTCCACGTTGTCCAGCGTGACCTGAATTCAGCATTATTCATCCCTGCTCAATATGGGCCGGTTCACTCATTCTTTGTTCCTTCCATGTTGCGCTCGGGAGACgagatgaggctgaggacACGGCTAGGGTAAGTGGGTTCTCGTTGGGTGCAAACACAGTAGCCTGAGGCGATATCCTTTTCTGGATAACCCGAGGGACCGGGATGACTCGGATGAGCAGCGCTGGGATTCCGCTACCGCCCCTGGTTTCCAGTACAACTCCAGTAAGAAAGGGGGCATGAGTCCGAGAGTGTGATGGATAGACCCTAAAAAAACCATAgggtttgctttttcttacTGGAAAGCCACGAGTCAAAGATCCTGACTCCTGAGGAGGAGACCAAAGCAAACGGAATCGGACGATAGCTGGAACAGATTGGATAGCGTAGCTCCCAGACAGGGGTCTTCTTTAGAAACAACTCATTTTTGAGAAAGGGAGTATGGGTGCAGCAATACGTCCAGGCGGCGTTTGCTCGGCTCGTGCCATCTAGGATATACCGGACATGCTCCGCTGACAGGGGAATCTGGAATCTGAAAACCGACTGACATGGGAAGCAGTCCTGTTTGAAATGTCGAAGGTGAACGAACCAGAATTTCGGCAAAGGAAGTCCAGCTGAGAAGGGCAGATTCATCCGGGACCGGCGTCTCATTGGAAGGAAGCTTGAATCGAGGATTTCAATGCAAGCCCACTCTCTACATATGCAAGCTGCAATGCAAGGTGCTCCTTTACAGTCACAGTCACATCAAATCAATACCGTGCATTGTGGTAGTATCTTTCGGGTTAGCATGATGCCGGCCGCCTAAAAGCATTCTCCTGACGGATTCAATGTCCTGAAGCTGCACCTGAAGCCGCAgctgaggctgcagctgataGGGGCCAGGAGTCAGCGAGTTCAGGATAGAGGTTGCAGTTGAGCCATTGACTGCAAATGCTGAGGGACGGGTCGGACAAGGCCCCTTATAGAGAAAGTATGCTCCGTTGAGTTCCTTTACTTTGAGGGGTGGGTAGCATCGTCTCGATGCTGGGAGCCTCGGACTGGTTGCGGCCAAATCATGATCTGATTGAAGAACCGAGTAATATTAATCTTGCCTGTGACTTGGGAAGCGCAGGGCCACGCGTTATGCTCGCTTATTGTATAATACGACGGATTCTAGAAGGAAAATGGTCCAACTCTCGTCGCACGCAGTTGCCCAACCTGGACATCCGTATCGAGCCGCCATCGGGCAAGCTGCTTGACTACTCGGAGAAGTACTCCGTCCTCCATCTGAGTGATAAGAAGGGTTAAGTCTCCCCGCCTGGCACACCGGGATGATTAAAAAAAACCTTTTCAGCACGGCATCGGTATAGTTCGGTAATTCTTGGTCTTCAAGAGACACTGCATATTGAGGATTCGTATCTAGATATGATCCTGTATCAAATCCAAGCTAGTCCACTGCAGGGTCCATAAAAGACGTTGGGTACCTGTTTCATTGTAGAGAAGATCTCAGTGAACTCCGTAGAGCTGGGGCTCAGTGGCTGACGCCGCAGTCCGTAGATCTGATGTCGATGCATTGCGCGTACAATTGCCGAGCGTCCACGCTCACTCTACTCGAGACAAAGTCCGCAAAAAGACCCCTGTGATGCATGAACCAATCGTAACAGAAAAACATCCAGGGTAATTGAAGCACTCCTTCGTTCTTTTCGGCAACGCTTTCAGCCCGTGACCGGAAGAGGAGGGCTAGGATCCAGCAAATAGGAACTCAGGGCATCAGGGCCCTGAGGGCCTGACGCTCCGAGAAACTGCGCAGGCTGACAACCTCTCCACACTGCACTCATAGGGATCCTGCCAAAGCTTGTCTACAATGTCCGTCTAACCCTAAGTTCGTTCATTTGAGCCAGAAGGGAAAGCCTATATCCTGTAGGAAAGAAGACCCGTCAAGACTATTCACGAATTCAGCTCTGTTGCTCTGTTCAGAGCATATACACCAGAGTAGTTGATCTATGGCTGGCGCAGTATGTGACAAGATGACACGGCCGGAACCGGACTGGTTCAGAGTCCAAAGCCCCTGAGGAATACCTTGTAGGATGCCCAAAGGATCTGAATTTTTGTATTCATTTTTCGTACTCAATTTCACTCATTTTCGTATTCGATGGCTTCCAAGAATAGCATAGACCTCGCTCTCGTAATTGTACTGCATATGGAGTTCTGACATGCCCCTGGACCGATACTTGGGATGATGAATGTTTGATATCCAGATTCGACCAAGTCTTAAGAGTGGAGTCACAAGACTGAGTAGCGTGTTTCAAATCACTTTAGCTTCATACCTTGAGGAATGTGGCGGTTTTGGTGGATCCATGGGTCCTCCAACTGCACCGAAGCCCTTTGCCTGGGCTGCGGGGTGTCGTCCGACTATTGGGCGGGGAACTTCGAGATTGTGGGAAGAGACAAAGGAGAAAAGCCTGGCAAGGGAAGGTACAGCGCACCTCTGAACTTAGATGCTCAAGAGTCttgaggagtggaagggttccctccccttcccccACTGCAGACACGGGGAACCCTT carries:
- a CDS encoding uncharacterized protein (transcript_id=CADANIAT00009128), whose amino-acid sequence is MRLRTRLGSLRRYPFLDNPRDRDDSDEQRWDSATAPGFQYNSSKKGGMSPRV